The genome window CCCAGAGATTTAGCAAAGACCACCAGGAATGTATCTGTATTTGAATTTGTTGCTCAACGTTCTGAGGGAAAACATATACTGTAGGGAACCATGGGGCTTCTCAGTAAGAAGATGTTATTAATAGAAAGGACTTATTTGAGGATCTGAGCTTGTGATACGTGAGGGGAAGGGTTCAAGGGATTGAAACTTGGTTCTGGATTGGATGCTGTCaggaaatgaggaaacaggcacagtGAAGTGATTGTTATCTTAATAAATCATATCTACAGAGTAGGAGGAATAAAGCAAGGATAAACAAACAGCAATCACTTAGATTGGTAAGAATACGGTGATACTTGGTCATTTTTGTGGTTTGAATAATGTTCATGTTTTGTCTGGTTAAAGGTCACTTGTATGATACTGATCTTCTGTGAAACTGTTTATGTTCAAGAGGAGAACAACAAGCTCTAGCTATAACTCCCAGGCCAGAATCTAGCTTTCAGGGGCTAATTTTATCTTTCTCACTGGTAACTTCTGGTAACAGGAGAGAAGATTGACCTTTGAGCCTCTGGAAAAATACCCTTGGGTTCTGCAGGCACTTCCAAATGGCAGAGAAGAGGAAATGTAGTTACCATCTATGCACTCTTTAATTGAAGTGAGGGCTAAGAGGAGATGCCAGCAGATAGAGCTGAGTCTGATTAGGACTGGCTGATGCTGGTCATGAAGTCAGTAAATCTGAACTGAAAATGGCTGAAGTTGGAAATATTGGCACAAGTCCAGACAGACACTGGGAAGCTTCCTGGCAGTGGGAAAGAGCAGTTTGGAGTTTGTAGCCTTAGAATCCCAATGAGTCTTTCAGGGAAATGGCAGCATTTATGTCACTGGAACTGACAAAAAGAATGCTCTGGAGCTAGACTTGGCATTTCTCTGATCCCCTCTATAGCTTCCAGCTTAGAGTAGCAAAGAGTGCTCCTGGGAGGGTGACTGGAGTGTAACATTATGTCACCATGGGGCAGAGTGGGAGGATGGGGATAGAATGTCCACATTGTTTGCCAttccttaaaacattttttgatcAATCAACTAAGGAAGGCAAAGGCACTTAAATCTGACTTCTCTTCAGAATCAAACAGgacccacccccaacacacacacacacacacacacacacacacacacacaccaatctaAGCAACCTGTGCTTTTAAAGAAGGGCTCCTATTGGATGACAAAGTGGAGCCACTTATGGGAACTTCTGCACAAGAAAAATGGGAACTGTTTGGATGTGTTTTTGGAAGTCTGTGTTCTAGCCTTTTGCTCTGTTTCCTCAAACTTTGTGATCTTGAATCTTTCCCTTCATAGTCCTCAGCTTATTCATGTGATAGATACTGCTTTTACTGCTCAAGATAGAGCTACCCATGCTGTTCACCCTCTGCTTACAGAACTGAATGCACTACAGGAGGAGCTGAAGCCTTTTGGTGTAGTTGTATTGGGCTTTCCCTGCAACCAATTTGGAAAACAAGAGCCAGCAAAGAACTCAGAGATCCTTATGGGGCTCAAGTAAGTGCCTGCTTTGGACCCTGCGAGACCGTGTTAGAATTTTCCTTCCACATTCCACCTAGAGGCTTCTCATTCTGGAGACTTCTGGGGTGATTGACAGATTAATTGGTTCAAGAACATAATTTTGATGCCTTGAATTCAGTTATGCCCTGCTGGTAGTGCTCAACAATTCTCTCTACCTTTGAGTTGTTTAATGATAAGACTACAGGAAATCTAATGaaaaagaagcacatgaaaaaggagaaaacctaggaaatagaaatgaatcaagaattttaaccttaaaatattgctttccaattttctttttaaatatttttattggagtatagttgatttacaatattgtgttaatttcagatgtatagcaaagtgaatcagttctacatgcacatatatccactcttttagatcttttccccatataggtcattatagagtactgaatagagttccctgggctatacagcaggtccttattacttttctattttatatatagtagtgtgtatatctcaatcccaatctcccagtttatccttggtaaccataacattgggcttcccgggtgactcagatggtaaagaatctgtctgcaatgcaggagacctgggtttgatccctgggtcaggaagatcccctagagaagggaatggcaacctgatccagtatacttgcctggaaaattacatggacaaaggagcctgatgggctagagtccatggggccgcaattAGTCTgataggactgagcacacacaaccataagattcttttccatatctgtgactctatttgttttgtaaataagtttatttgtaccatttttaaagattcaatatataagtgataacatatttgtttctctctgtttgacttaattcacttaatttACTGTGATAAtatctagatccatccatgttgctgtaaatggcattatttcattcttttttatggctgaggaatatcCTGCTTCCAATTTTCTTGGAATTCTCTTTTGACTCCTTAAGGCATATGCATGAAGTCCTGATTCCCAAAGACCGCTCTTTCCTCATCTTCCCTGTCTACAACCTCTCTTTATCTCTAATTTCACTTTGTGGCCACATTGTGGTGGCCATTATTATCCACCCTTTTCTTAATTTGAATGGTCTCAGGATTGTTCTGGTTCATTGCAGATATGTACGTCCAGGTGGTGGCTTTGTTCCCAATTTTCAGCTCTTTGAGAAAGGGGATGTGAAtggagaaaaagaacagaaggTCTTTACCTTCCTGAAGGTAAGTGAACATAAACCTGGTCAGGTAGGTAACAATGCCCTGAAAGCATGGGGCTCAAGTCTAGGATTGAGTTTggactccttggaaagaaattcTCAGATAAGTTCATGGATAGTGGCAATATTTGTTGTGAAGCTTTAGCTTCAAGTAATGGAAACATATAAATATGATTGCTCTAGTATAGACTAACATTCCTTACTGAATGGtaatgattcatttattcaacatttatcaAATCTTTTGTTATGTGCAAGAACTGTGCTATACAATGAGTTAACAAATGTTAATAGGGCATAATTTCTTCCTTGAAAGAATTCATATCTAATCAGGGAGACACAGAAATAGGTAATAAAGAGTGTCATAGAGTATCAGAACCAtagaaaacagaacagaacagaacaaaaagaccCCCTTTTTTTAagctaaagaaactgaagctttaGAAGTGTTatgacttacaaaaaaaaaaaaacaaaaaaacagaagataGTCTTTCTTTGAAGCACTGTGATATAATCATGGGATTgagggagaaacagagaaaggaataaaCTTTTCTATTTGCTATCATACTAACTCTTGGTTGTTGATTGTACTGGTAATGATGTATTGAAATGTCTATGGTTCATTAGGAGCATGTCAATTAGTTAATATACTGAGATACATACTGGTGAGTAGACACTCTAGGGGTGGGGATAAGATGAGAccacacagaaacagaaaaaacattgttgatttctctctctctgctccagaACTCCTGCCCTCCAACCTCTGATCTTTTGGGCTCATCAAGTCAGCTCTTCTGGGAACCCATGAAGGTCCATGACATTCGCTGGAACTTTGAGAAGTTTCTAGTGGGGCCTGATGGAGTCCCTGTCATGCGTTGGTACCACCGGGCTTCAGTCAGCACAGTTAAATCAGACATGCTGGAGTACCTGAAGCAGTTCAAAAGTGAATAGGAAGGTCCAGACACTGTCAGAAGTTGCCTCCCATCTGAAGAACATGTTTAAGGATCCCATCTTTGCTTCAGGTCCTTTCCCACCCAGCCTCCATATGACCAAACTATCCTGTAGAgcccaaatgtgtgtgtgtgtgagagacagaggcagagagagagagagagagagaaacaattaaggaaaagaaaacctgtctCCCAACTCTCTAAtctcaaaatatcaaaatttttccACTCCATTCCAAAGGAAAATCATATTATAGATAGGGACTACCCATGTCCCTAAAAACACAATCCCCAGAAGTCCTGACATCCATCCTTTCCCAATGCTAAAGGTTTAAGAAAAGCGGAAACTGGCAGCAAGACTCTCAGGATCTCCTTAATAGCCTCTTCTCTCCTCCAAGACAGGCATGTGTTGTTAAATTCTTCCTTTCCCTAGTTAGTTTTCGTTTAGTCCCCTGATACCCCGAGTTCTCTTGTAGGATCTCTGAAGGCAGAGTGAGAGCAGAAACTTCATCTCACATGAGCGAAGGGGCATCTCCATGATGGTGGGTCCCAAAGCCCCTGTGGGCAGGACCCAACCAGAACCTTCCTTGGTGCCTGTCCCTTAGTGCATTCAGGTCATGGCACCTGGGCAGGGATGTTCCTTCATTCGGAATGATGGGTTTCTATCCTCACCCTTTAAACTCA of Cervus canadensis isolate Bull #8, Minnesota chromosome 28, ASM1932006v1, whole genome shotgun sequence contains these proteins:
- the GPX6 gene encoding glutathione peroxidase 6, which gives rise to MILQLWASCFFPLFLVSLAQLTPKQQQMKVDCYKGVTGTIYEYGALTLNGEEYIQFKQYAGKHVLFVNVATYUGLTAQYPELNALQEELKPFGVVVLGFPCNQFGKQEPAKNSEILMGLKYVRPGGGFVPNFQLFEKGDVNGEKEQKVFTFLKNSCPPTSDLLGSSSQLFWEPMKVHDIRWNFEKFLVGPDGVPVMRWYHRASVSTVKSDMLEYLKQFKSE